The Stieleria maiorica genome includes the window CGATGGTGTCACGTCGGTCACGTTGACGATCGAGTACGATTCGGAGCTGTTGGACATCAGCGGCGTCCAGCTGGGTAGCGACGCACCGACGGGCAGCCAAGTCGACGTCAATCTGACGGTCCCCGGCGTCGCCACAATTTCATTCTTCAGCATCGCGCCCCTGGACGCCGGAGCCGCGGACATCGTCGACATCATCGCGACGGTCCCCGAAGACGCCGCCTATGGCACCAGCCAAGCGATTCGCATGACGTCGATCGAAGTCAACGCGGGCGCGATGGATGCCACCGCCGACGACGCGCTGCACGTCGTCGCGTTTCCCGGCGACGTGAATCAGAACCGACGTTACGACGCCGAAGACGCTCGACTGATCGCCCGGGTCGGTGTCGATTTAGACTCCGGTTTTGTGTTCACCAACCCGACCAGCACGACCGCGTCGACACTGCTGTTCCCGACCATCGATCCGAACGTGCTGGGCGATGTCACCGGCGTCGATGGGGTCAGCCCGTTGGACGCCAGCGATGTGCTTCGCCGTGTCGTCGGACTTTCGACGCCCAACATCCCTGCTCTGCCCGACGCCCAGGCGCCGACCGGAATCAGTTTGTCGACCGATACGATCAACGACAGCGCTGCAGTCGGCACGACGGTGGGAACATTCACCACCTCCGATCCCGATGCCGGTGACACCCACACGTACACGTTGGTCAGCGGTACCGGCGATACCGACAACGCCGCCTTCACCATCAACGGCAATGCGTTGGTCACCGCCCAAACCTTTGACGCCTCAGTCCAAGATTCGGTCACGATTCGTGTTCGATCCACCGACTCGACCGGGCGATCGATCGAACGCGTGCTGACCTTGACGGTTTCCCACACCAACACCGCTCCGACGGCATTGGCCATCACCGAAACCAGCGTTGACGAAGACGCCTCGGTCGGTTCGACCGTCGGAACCTTTAGCACCACCGATGCGGACGGCGGGGACACACACACCTACAGCATCGTCTCGATCGACGGCAGCACCACCAGCACGGCATTTACGATTTCCGGCGATTCGTTGCTGGTCGGGACGGCGTTGGACTTTGAAACCAAGTCCAGCTACAGCGTGATCGTTCGCAGCACCGACGCGGGCGGTTTGTCCGTCGACCAGACCTTCACGATCACCGTCAACGACGTGAACGAAGCTCCGACGGGGCTAACGCTTAGCAACGCCACCGTCGGAGCGGGTGCCACAGTCGGAACGACCGTCGGCAGCCTTTCCAGCACCGACGTCGATGCCGGAGACACGTTCACCTACACCCTGGTCAGCGGCACGGGCGACGACGACAACGCGTCGTTCTCGATCTCCGGCGACCAACTGCAAACCGCAACCACGCTGGATTTCAGCTCCCAGTCCAGCTATAGCGTCCGCGTGCGAACGACGGACTCCGGCGGCGAAACCTTCGAGCAAACCTTCACGATCACCCAAGGCGACTCGGCTCCCTCGGAAGTCACACTCAGCAACGACACGGTTGCCGAGAACAGCGCGTCGGGAACCGTGGTCGGTGATCTGCAATCGACCGACTCCAACCCCAGCGACACCCACACCTACACGCTCGTGTCCGGCGAAGGGGACACGGACAACGCTTCGTTTACGATTTCCGCTGGTCAACTCCTCACCGCCGAATCATTCGATTTCGAATCACAAGATTCCTACTCGATTCGTGTCCGCAGCACCGATTCCTCGGGCCTGTCGGTCGAACAGGTGCTGGTCATTTCCGTGACCAACGTCAATGAAGCCGCCACCACGGTGTCGCTCAGTCACTCCAGCGTTGCCGACGGCCAGCCCAGCGGCACCACCGTGGGCACGCTCTCCAGTGATGACCCCGACTCCGGCGACACGTTGACGTACACCCTGGTGTCCGGAAGCGGCGATACCGACAACGCATCGTTCACCATCTCCGGGGACCAACTGCTTACGGCATTTGCCGCTGACCAGAGCACCAAATCGAGCTACTCGCTTCGGGTCAGAGTCACCGACGCCGGAGGTCTCACGACCGAAAACTCGTTCACGATCACCGTCACCAACGAAAACGTCGCGCCGACCGCCGTCGCACTCAGCGATGCGACGGTCGCCGAAGACGCTGCGATCGACGATGTCATCGGCACCTTCACCACCACCGACGCCAATACATCGGACGTCTTCACCTACACGCTGGTCGCCGGCACAGGCGACAGCGACAACGCCTCCTTCGCCATCGACGGCGACGCCTTGACACTCAACACCGCCCTGGACTTTGAAACCAAGTCCAGCTACAGCGTCCGTGTTCGCAGCACCGATCCGTTCGGCCTGTTTGTCGAAGACGTCTTCCAGATCACCGTGACCGACGTCAACGAGGCCCCCGAATCGCTGACGATCGATTCCGACCAAATCGACGACGGAGACCCCAGCGGGACCACCGTCGGCTCGCTCAGTTCCACTGACCCTGACAGCG containing:
- a CDS encoding beta strand repeat-containing protein — translated: MLAATIASFTPTASGFVAELSEEIDSSVINLYDSENGLAGAADVTLTGATTGTVDGSLIIDGTSVTFIATGGPLAADSYTVTLRSAADGFKDLADGELLDGDNNSVAGGNFVDTFTVTGGGDLVVSLPDFVRGPTQTIQVPAGGSGVELPDGLPIQLSDADGVTSVTLTIEYDSELLDISGVQLGSDAPTGSQVDVNLTVPGVATISFFSIAPLDAGAADIVDIIATVPEDAAYGTSQAIRMTSIEVNAGAMDATADDALHVVAFPGDVNQNRRYDAEDARLIARVGVDLDSGFVFTNPTSTTASTLLFPTIDPNVLGDVTGVDGVSPLDASDVLRRVVGLSTPNIPALPDAQAPTGISLSTDTINDSAAVGTTVGTFTTSDPDAGDTHTYTLVSGTGDTDNAAFTINGNALVTAQTFDASVQDSVTIRVRSTDSTGRSIERVLTLTVSHTNTAPTALAITETSVDEDASVGSTVGTFSTTDADGGDTHTYSIVSIDGSTTSTAFTISGDSLLVGTALDFETKSSYSVIVRSTDAGGLSVDQTFTITVNDVNEAPTGLTLSNATVGAGATVGTTVGSLSSTDVDAGDTFTYTLVSGTGDDDNASFSISGDQLQTATTLDFSSQSSYSVRVRTTDSGGETFEQTFTITQGDSAPSEVTLSNDTVAENSASGTVVGDLQSTDSNPSDTHTYTLVSGEGDTDNASFTISAGQLLTAESFDFESQDSYSIRVRSTDSSGLSVEQVLVISVTNVNEAATTVSLSHSSVADGQPSGTTVGTLSSDDPDSGDTLTYTLVSGSGDTDNASFTISGDQLLTAFAADQSTKSSYSLRVRVTDAGGLTTENSFTITVTNENVAPTAVALSDATVAEDAAIDDVIGTFTTTDANTSDVFTYTLVAGTGDSDNASFAIDGDALTLNTALDFETKSSYSVRVRSTDPFGLFVEDVFQITVTDVNEAPESLTIDSDQIDDGDPSGTTVGSLSSTDPDSGDTVTYTLVAGEGDSDNASFTISGSDLVTAFDADFFQKSSYSIRVQAEDAGGLTFQQVLTISVAEPDSAPSAIALSANTVAENSAANTAIGTLSSTDANASDTHTYTLVSGTGDTDNALFTISGDELQIVDVADFETQSAYSVRIRSTDSSGLFVEETFTINVTDVNEGPSTLTLSSSHVADGEASGTVVGLFDNDDPDASDTLTYTLISGTGDDDNAEFTISGDQLLTAFAADQSTKSTYSIRVRVEDAGGLNTEQTFTINVTESNVAPTAVALSQSTIDEDAAVGSAVGTLTTTDANTSDSHTYELVAGTGDTDNAAFTIIDGELQTATDLDFETQSTYSVRVRTTDNFGESFEQAFSINVSDVNEAPDNLSLSYAAVADEQPADTVIGDLFADDPDSGDTLTLSLVAGDGDTDNADFKIENNQLVITEAVDDAIQSLYSVRVRAEDSQGLFTEQVFSIDVTEANVAPTAVTLSSSTLNDGDPSGTVVGTLTATDSNANELHSFSLVAGSGDTDNASFTIEGDQLKTTVTMDSGTQSSFSIRVQAQDRYGLTVEQELTITVQSS